A stretch of the Bacillus licheniformis DSM 13 = ATCC 14580 genome encodes the following:
- the miaB gene encoding tRNA (N6-isopentenyl adenosine(37)-C2)-methylthiotransferase MiaB, which produces MNEKQRIESGQVNPSDKKSEKDYSKYFEAVYVPPSLKDAKKRGKEEVKYHNDFKISEQFRGMGEGRKFYIRTYGCQMNEHDTEVMAGIFMALGYEPTDSTEDANVILLNTCAIRENAENKVFGEIGHLKALKKDNPDLILGVCGCMSQEESVVNRILKKHPFVDLIFGTHNIHRLPELLSEAYLSKEMVIEVWSKEGDVIENLPKVRTGKIKGWVNIMYGCDKFCTYCIVPYTRGKERSRRPEDIIQEVRRLAAEGYKEITLLGQNVNAYGKDFEDMEYGLGHLMDELRKIDIPRIRFTTSHPRDFDDHLIEVLAKGGNLLDHIHLPVQSGSSDVLKLMARKYDRERYLELVAKIKKAMPNASLTTDIIVGFPNETDEQFEETLSLYREVEFDSAYTFIYSPREGTPAAKMKDNVPMRVKKERLQRLNEVVNEISAKKMKEYEGQVVEVLVEGESKNNPDILAGYTRKNKLVNFKGPKEAIGQLVNVKIHQAKTWSLDGEMVGEAIEVK; this is translated from the coding sequence ATGAATGAGAAACAGCGCATTGAAAGCGGACAGGTCAATCCATCGGACAAAAAATCCGAGAAGGATTACAGCAAGTACTTCGAAGCTGTTTATGTTCCGCCTTCATTAAAAGATGCGAAAAAACGCGGCAAAGAAGAGGTTAAATACCATAACGATTTTAAAATCTCAGAGCAGTTCAGAGGCATGGGCGAAGGACGGAAGTTTTACATCCGCACGTACGGCTGCCAGATGAATGAGCACGATACCGAAGTGATGGCAGGGATTTTCATGGCGCTCGGCTATGAACCGACCGACTCGACGGAAGATGCAAACGTCATTTTGCTCAACACGTGTGCGATCCGGGAAAACGCGGAAAACAAAGTGTTTGGCGAAATCGGCCATTTAAAAGCTTTGAAAAAAGACAATCCGGATTTGATCCTCGGAGTCTGCGGATGTATGTCCCAGGAAGAATCAGTCGTCAACCGGATTTTAAAGAAACATCCGTTCGTCGATCTGATTTTCGGTACACACAATATCCACCGCTTGCCCGAACTTTTGTCAGAGGCTTATCTGTCAAAAGAAATGGTCATCGAAGTGTGGTCTAAAGAAGGCGATGTCATTGAAAACCTTCCGAAAGTCCGCACCGGCAAAATTAAAGGCTGGGTCAACATCATGTACGGCTGCGACAAGTTCTGTACGTACTGCATCGTGCCGTACACAAGAGGAAAAGAACGAAGCAGACGTCCTGAAGACATCATCCAGGAAGTGAGAAGGCTTGCGGCTGAAGGCTACAAAGAAATCACGCTTCTCGGACAGAACGTCAACGCCTACGGCAAAGATTTTGAGGATATGGAATACGGACTCGGCCACTTGATGGATGAACTCCGCAAAATCGACATTCCGCGAATCCGCTTCACGACAAGCCATCCGCGCGATTTTGACGACCATCTGATCGAGGTGCTCGCAAAAGGCGGAAACCTTCTGGACCACATCCATCTGCCTGTCCAGTCCGGAAGCTCGGATGTCTTGAAACTGATGGCGCGCAAATACGACCGGGAGCGCTATCTTGAGCTTGTCGCCAAAATTAAAAAAGCGATGCCGAACGCATCCTTAACAACGGACATTATCGTCGGCTTCCCGAACGAAACAGACGAGCAATTTGAAGAAACGCTCTCTTTATACAGAGAGGTTGAATTTGACAGCGCCTATACGTTCATCTACTCGCCTCGCGAAGGAACGCCTGCTGCCAAAATGAAAGACAATGTTCCGATGCGCGTGAAAAAAGAACGGCTTCAGCGGTTAAATGAAGTGGTCAACGAAATTTCCGCGAAGAAAATGAAGGAATATGAGGGGCAGGTTGTCGAAGTGTTAGTAGAGGGTGAAAGTAAAAACAACCCTGATATCCTTGCCG